The Anderseniella sp. Alg231-50 genome has a segment encoding these proteins:
- a CDS encoding 2-aminoethylphosphonate--pyruvate transaminase, which produces MKADLETGAAAAIEAPRLGEPYLLTPGPLTTAWSVKEQMLRDWGSWDGDFRAMTARLRTELLSLVGTGAEDFDCVPVQGSGTFVVEAMLGSLLPRDSKTLVLINGAYGQRIAKTMDCIGRAHVDIDKGDYLPPRGQEVAAALAADPDITHVVVVHCETSSGILNPIREISEATYAAGRKLLIDSMSAFGAIDVAAGDIRYEAVVSSANKCIEGVPGFGFIIARKSELIAAEGNAHSLSLDVHDQWANMEKTGQWRFTPPTHVVAAFMEALRLHREEGGIQGRGARYTKNRDVLVDGMRELGFETLLRDRWLSPIIVTFFNPADEKFEFTRFYELMKARGFIIYPGKLTVVDSFRVGCIGQMDHHTMRAVVVAAKSSLDAMGIASARPPQAALSEREKLAA; this is translated from the coding sequence ATGAAAGCAGACCTGGAAACCGGCGCGGCAGCGGCCATCGAAGCCCCAAGGCTGGGAGAACCGTACCTGCTGACACCGGGGCCGCTGACGACAGCCTGGTCGGTCAAGGAACAGATGCTGCGCGACTGGGGATCGTGGGACGGTGACTTTCGCGCCATGACCGCGCGCCTGCGGACCGAGTTGCTCTCGCTGGTGGGCACTGGCGCTGAAGACTTCGACTGTGTGCCGGTGCAGGGCAGCGGCACCTTCGTGGTTGAGGCCATGCTGGGGTCGCTGCTGCCACGCGACAGCAAGACACTGGTGCTGATCAATGGTGCCTACGGCCAGCGCATCGCGAAAACCATGGATTGTATCGGCCGGGCCCATGTCGATATCGACAAGGGCGACTACCTGCCGCCGCGCGGCCAGGAGGTGGCTGCCGCTCTAGCCGCAGACCCGGACATAACCCACGTGGTGGTCGTGCATTGCGAGACATCGTCAGGCATCCTGAACCCGATCAGGGAGATTTCCGAGGCAACCTATGCGGCCGGTCGCAAACTGCTGATCGACAGCATGAGTGCATTCGGCGCCATTGATGTGGCCGCCGGCGATATCCGCTATGAGGCGGTGGTGTCGTCAGCCAACAAGTGTATCGAAGGTGTGCCCGGCTTCGGTTTCATTATCGCGCGCAAATCCGAGCTGATCGCGGCTGAGGGCAATGCTCATTCGCTCAGCCTCGACGTGCATGATCAATGGGCCAATATGGAAAAGACCGGCCAGTGGCGCTTCACGCCGCCGACCCATGTCGTGGCGGCCTTCATGGAAGCCTTGCGCCTGCATCGCGAGGAAGGCGGTATTCAAGGCCGTGGCGCGCGCTACACCAAAAACCGGGACGTGCTGGTTGACGGCATGCGCGAGCTGGGTTTTGAGACGCTGCTGCGCGACCGCTGGCTGTCACCGATCATCGTGACCTTCTTCAACCCGGCCGACGAGAAGTTCGAGTTTACCCGGTTCTACGAACTGATGAAGGCGAGGGGCTTCATCATCTATCCCGGCAAACTGACCGTCGTCGACAGTTTCCGTGTCGGCTGCATTGGCCAGATGGACCACCACACCATGCGCGCGGTCGTGGTGGCCGCAAAATCATCGCTGGATGCCA
- a CDS encoding Na/Pi symporter: MQLSVFLLNLTAAIVLLLYSTRMVRTGVERAFGAELRNVFMLSRRSTVLNSFAGILAAALLQSSTAVALLVSGFAATGVMGVTGSLAVVLGADLGTAVAVQFLSLDIAWLIPVLLVVGGLLFLKGSARVVKQIGRVVMGVAFILLSLRMIGDATEPLRSSPYLEPVVQHLSEDLLTAFAGGAALAFVFHSSVAAVLMLAAFCAQGLLPLEAGLPLVLGANVGSGLIAVWLTRNLHDKARRIALGNLVVRVLGGIAALIVLRHVTLPLDAVASSPARQLVSFHLLFNAALLVCFLPLVVPLAALTRHLVPVGDDLSDNMAKPASALDRSVLTNPGLALASATRELLRMSEQIELMLSPVMELFVSTNPHAAARIKEIEKEVNEAQTDIKLYLAEMNQGQLSPDQARRSMDLTGIAISLERVGDIITKDLLRLTGEMRKKKLTFSSEGWNELTRLHARVLANMQLSLNVLVSEDVESARQLVEEKEYVRTLEEQSHDAHLARLGQGTPQSIATSDIHLDTVRALKEINSRFITFAYPILKKSGLLLDSRLADVKS, from the coding sequence ATGCAATTATCGGTATTCCTGCTCAACCTGACCGCTGCCATCGTCCTGCTGTTGTATTCGACACGCATGGTGCGCACCGGCGTTGAACGTGCGTTCGGGGCTGAACTTCGTAATGTGTTCATGCTGTCCCGGCGCAGCACGGTGCTGAATTCGTTTGCCGGCATTCTGGCTGCCGCGCTGTTACAGAGTTCCACGGCGGTAGCACTGCTGGTATCGGGATTTGCCGCCACCGGCGTGATGGGAGTGACCGGGTCGTTGGCGGTGGTGCTTGGCGCTGATCTGGGTACGGCGGTGGCGGTGCAGTTCCTCAGCCTCGATATTGCCTGGCTGATCCCGGTGCTGCTTGTGGTGGGCGGATTGCTGTTCCTGAAAGGCTCCGCCCGTGTGGTCAAGCAAATCGGCCGTGTGGTCATGGGCGTTGCCTTCATCCTGTTGTCCCTGCGCATGATCGGCGATGCTACAGAACCGTTGCGGTCGAGCCCCTATCTGGAGCCGGTTGTGCAACACCTCAGCGAGGACCTGCTGACGGCGTTTGCCGGAGGCGCCGCGCTGGCCTTCGTGTTTCATTCCAGCGTGGCCGCGGTCCTGATGCTGGCAGCGTTTTGTGCACAGGGCCTGCTGCCGCTGGAGGCGGGCCTGCCGCTGGTGCTCGGCGCGAATGTCGGCAGCGGCCTGATTGCCGTGTGGCTGACCCGCAACCTGCACGACAAGGCGCGCCGGATCGCGCTTGGCAATCTTGTGGTGCGGGTGCTGGGCGGGATTGCCGCGCTGATAGTGCTGCGCCATGTGACGTTGCCGCTGGATGCGGTCGCCAGTTCGCCGGCGCGCCAGCTTGTCAGTTTCCACCTGCTGTTCAATGCCGCACTGCTTGTTTGCTTCCTGCCGCTCGTCGTGCCGCTGGCGGCACTGACGCGGCATCTGGTGCCGGTGGGTGACGATCTGTCAGACAATATGGCAAAGCCCGCCAGCGCACTGGACCGCAGCGTGCTGACCAATCCCGGCCTGGCGCTGGCCAGCGCCACACGTGAACTGCTGCGCATGAGCGAACAGATCGAGTTGATGCTGTCACCGGTAATGGAGCTGTTCGTCTCCACCAACCCCCATGCAGCCGCGCGCATCAAGGAGATCGAAAAGGAAGTCAACGAGGCCCAGACCGACATCAAGCTGTATCTGGCTGAAATGAACCAGGGGCAATTGTCGCCGGACCAGGCCAGGCGAAGCATGGACCTGACCGGTATTGCCATCAGCCTGGAACGGGTCGGCGATATCATCACCAAGGACCTGCTGCGTCTGACCGGTGAAATGCGCAAGAAGAAACTGACATTTTCGAGCGAGGGCTGGAATGAACTGACCCGGCTGCATGCGCGGGTGCTGGCCAACATGCAATTGTCGCTGAACGTACTGGTATCGGAAGACGTTGAATCGGCGCGCCAGCTGGTGGAAGAGAAGGAATATGTGCGCACGCTGGAAGAACAATCCCATGATGCCCACCTGGCGCGGCTGGGGCAGGGCACCCCGCAAAGCATCGCCACCAGCGACATTCACCTGGATACGGTGCGCGCTCTGAAGGAAATCAATTCACGGTTCATCACCTTTGCCTATCCGATCCTGAAAAAGAGCGGTTTGCTGCTCGACAGCCGGTTGGCTGATGTTAAGTCCTGA